A window of the Coprobacter fastidiosus genome harbors these coding sequences:
- a CDS encoding hybrid sensor histidine kinase/response regulator transcription factor, translating to MLRKILNIAYIVFFTQILYANESRILRLSNNDGLSNSSITTIFQDSNGLIWVGTWDGLNVYNGAEFENYRSNRQDSSSITNPVIRQIFEENKNILWITTDYGINRFNIATKKFQPYYLGYKDKETFREHSFLATRNSEGLILAASYKSGIYKFNTKSEDFEPFPIPEIDKNNIIQLFFDSSDNLWIVNDKNEIFRLKIKSDKITEKQKITPPADFLHLCYDKKEKIWFQYENYTLGYYSIQTEKFSDWGSKPYGELNEVLENEGNILFATNTGLIQYNKHTKTESILLSGIPVLSVYSGTQDILWVGTDSQGIYRILPPQNYFNTFTSNNIPELGNYAVRAIYKDAENKLWIGTKGGGVISITYLGATLQQARKFTTDDGLINNSVFSLAQGPNQDFWIGTDNKGLNYYSFQEKKIKSLKSNRIFNIRQICSVYALLQADDSTLWVGTSGNGLFKMTIFRTPKGEYEIKNYKHYKYNSQSNNSINNNVIYSLAIEGDSILWIATRGGGINRMNIKREYFTAYKNDKSDINTISSNDVICLYIDNKKRIWAGTTAGLNLLTEENGKVRIKRYTEKEGLANSNIHGILEDRTHHIWISTNKGISRMNPEQEQFVHYFYNEGLQDNEFSDGAYLSFSEGQELYFGGVNGFSVFHPDQIGMSNYNPPLYLNSFKIDNIDQPLNLKNDHPISYKQNSLSFHFSILDYITNSKCEMAYKVTRDGEKPANWIYIGNNRNIILSNLSPGNYKLNVAYTNSDNQWNRDSFSFPFKITPPWYKSGYAYTVYLILILLLAYFIFRFQKYRLKMQHNLELEKLETQKKEEIHQAKLRFFTNIAHEFSNSITLIYGPCEKMMSTPDLSEKNRNYLSVIKKNAERMRNQIQQLMEFRKAETGHLTLHFEPIDIPELIKYTLDNFLDIADQKRINIQLDIRPDIPAWIVDRDALEKVIFNLMSNAFKYTPKNGKIEIKLFVNAKNELCFSCTNSGTGIDAQHIPLIFNRFKVLDNFENQLSKGIYTRNGIGLAMCQDLVKLLNGNIVVDSKINEYTTFTVTISPDNKVDKKTQEKSHQQQYSISSDVSEKKTKNILVIDDQEEIRQFIIETLNSYSVIEAENGQDALDKINKFLPDLIICDVLMPVMDGLTFLQKIKNDITTKHIPVILLSSKMSVESQIQGLEYGADMYLGKPFHPAHLQAAVERMLGNKEIVKHYMESPLAYAEQFNGKLIDKQDKEFMNKAFEYLSQNLDNETYNQDSLSQDLAISRVQLYRKIKKLTDKTPADFIRSFRLQEAEKRLRTTSKTVQEIMADCGFKNKAHFYREFAKLYHATPKEYRMTVSNTGEQDPQK from the coding sequence ATGCTTCGTAAAATACTCAATATCGCATATATCGTTTTCTTTACACAAATTCTATATGCAAACGAATCTCGAATACTTCGCCTAAGCAATAACGACGGCCTGTCCAATAGTTCCATAACAACGATCTTTCAAGATTCAAACGGACTCATCTGGGTAGGAACATGGGATGGACTAAATGTATATAACGGCGCTGAATTCGAAAATTATCGTTCTAACCGTCAAGATTCTTCAAGTATAACAAACCCTGTAATACGCCAAATTTTTGAAGAAAATAAAAACATTCTTTGGATAACGACAGATTACGGAATAAACAGATTTAACATCGCCACAAAAAAATTCCAACCTTATTATTTGGGATATAAAGATAAAGAGACATTTAGAGAACACTCTTTTCTCGCAACTCGCAATTCAGAAGGATTGATATTAGCCGCTTCTTACAAGTCCGGTATATATAAATTCAACACGAAATCAGAAGACTTCGAACCGTTCCCAATCCCCGAGATCGACAAAAACAATATAATACAACTTTTTTTCGATTCTTCAGACAATCTATGGATTGTAAATGACAAAAATGAAATCTTCCGTCTGAAAATCAAATCCGATAAAATTACCGAGAAACAAAAAATAACTCCTCCTGCAGACTTTTTGCATCTTTGCTACGACAAAAAAGAAAAAATATGGTTTCAATACGAAAATTACACATTAGGATACTACTCGATACAAACCGAAAAATTCTCTGATTGGGGATCAAAACCTTATGGAGAATTGAACGAAGTCCTCGAAAACGAGGGCAATATACTGTTTGCTACAAATACCGGATTAATTCAATATAACAAACACACCAAGACAGAATCGATCCTATTAAGTGGTATTCCGGTTTTATCAGTCTATTCCGGTACACAAGATATATTATGGGTAGGTACTGATTCACAAGGCATTTACCGTATTCTTCCCCCACAAAACTATTTCAACACTTTTACAAGCAATAATATTCCCGAACTCGGAAATTACGCAGTCAGGGCAATATACAAAGATGCAGAAAACAAACTTTGGATAGGAACGAAAGGCGGAGGTGTCATCTCCATTACGTATTTAGGGGCTACTTTACAACAAGCCCGTAAATTTACAACAGACGACGGTCTCATAAACAACTCGGTATTCTCCTTAGCGCAAGGTCCGAATCAAGATTTCTGGATAGGAACGGACAATAAAGGTTTAAATTACTATTCTTTTCAAGAGAAAAAAATAAAAAGTCTGAAGTCAAACAGAATATTCAATATACGGCAAATTTGCTCCGTTTACGCATTACTGCAAGCCGATGATTCAACTTTATGGGTAGGGACAAGCGGTAACGGACTGTTCAAAATGACGATTTTCCGCACCCCAAAAGGAGAATACGAGATAAAAAATTACAAACACTATAAATATAACTCTCAAAGCAACAACAGCATCAATAATAACGTCATATACTCACTCGCAATAGAGGGAGATTCTATCCTCTGGATTGCAACGCGGGGAGGCGGGATAAATCGCATGAACATAAAAAGGGAATATTTTACTGCGTATAAAAACGATAAATCAGATATAAACACAATAAGCAGCAATGACGTAATATGCTTATATATAGACAATAAAAAAAGAATTTGGGCGGGAACGACTGCCGGTTTAAACCTGTTAACGGAAGAAAACGGAAAAGTTCGGATTAAACGATATACAGAAAAAGAAGGACTGGCAAATAGTAACATACACGGAATTTTAGAAGACCGCACCCATCATATATGGATCAGTACGAATAAAGGCATTTCCAGAATGAATCCCGAACAAGAACAATTCGTACACTATTTTTATAACGAAGGGTTACAGGATAACGAATTCTCCGACGGAGCATACCTTTCATTTTCGGAAGGACAAGAACTCTATTTCGGAGGAGTAAACGGGTTCAGTGTATTTCACCCCGACCAAATCGGAATGAGCAATTATAATCCGCCACTATATTTAAATTCATTTAAAATAGACAATATCGATCAACCACTTAATTTAAAGAATGATCATCCTATCAGTTATAAACAAAATTCACTGAGTTTTCATTTTTCTATCTTAGACTATATAACGAACAGCAAATGCGAGATGGCTTATAAAGTAACCCGAGATGGAGAGAAACCGGCAAATTGGATCTATATTGGCAATAACCGGAACATCATCCTGTCAAATCTATCTCCCGGAAACTACAAATTGAACGTTGCTTATACAAATAGCGATAATCAGTGGAACAGGGACAGCTTCTCATTTCCGTTCAAAATTACACCGCCATGGTACAAATCCGGATATGCATATACAGTTTATCTGATTCTTATCCTATTATTGGCATATTTCATTTTCCGATTTCAGAAATATCGATTGAAAATGCAACACAATCTTGAATTGGAGAAACTGGAAACACAAAAAAAAGAAGAAATTCATCAGGCAAAACTTCGTTTCTTCACCAATATCGCTCATGAATTTTCGAACTCTATAACCCTAATTTACGGTCCTTGCGAAAAAATGATGAGTACTCCCGATCTAAGTGAAAAGAACCGGAACTACCTAAGCGTAATCAAAAAGAATGCAGAACGAATGCGAAATCAGATACAACAACTAATGGAATTCCGTAAAGCAGAAACCGGACATTTAACTCTGCATTTCGAACCGATAGATATTCCTGAACTGATTAAATATACTTTGGACAATTTCCTTGATATCGCCGACCAGAAAAGGATAAACATCCAATTAGACATTCGTCCCGATATTCCGGCATGGATCGTTGACAGAGATGCTTTAGAGAAAGTTATTTTCAATCTTATGTCCAATGCATTTAAATATACTCCAAAAAACGGAAAAATAGAAATCAAACTGTTCGTTAACGCCAAGAATGAGCTCTGTTTTTCTTGCACCAACAGCGGTACAGGAATAGATGCCCAACATATTCCTCTGATATTTAATAGGTTCAAAGTTCTCGATAATTTCGAGAATCAATTATCTAAGGGAATATACACCCGTAATGGCATAGGCTTAGCCATGTGTCAAGATTTGGTCAAGCTTCTGAACGGAAATATCGTCGTAGATAGCAAAATAAATGAATACACGACTTTCACCGTAACAATTTCGCCCGACAATAAAGTTGACAAAAAAACTCAGGAAAAAAGTCATCAACAACAATATTCGATTTCTTCCGATGTATCTGAAAAGAAAACAAAAAACATCCTCGTTATCGATGACCAAGAAGAAATAAGGCAATTTATTATCGAAACTCTAAATTCATATTCCGTAATAGAAGCCGAAAACGGACAAGATGCTTTAGACAAGATAAACAAGTTTCTGCCCGATCTCATTATTTGCGACGTTTTAATGCCGGTTATGGACGGACTCACATTTTTACAAAAAATAAAAAACGACATTACGACCAAACACATCCCGGTCATACTATTATCATCCAAAATGTCGGTCGAAAGTCAGATTCAGGGACTTGAATACGGAGCAGACATGTATTTAGGAAAGCCTTTTCATCCTGCTCATCTGCAAGCTGCAGTAGAACGTATGCTCGGAAATAAAGAAATAGTAAAACACTATATGGAATCTCCTCTTGCATACGCCGAACAATTCAACGGGAAATTAATAGACAAACAAGATAAAGAATTCATGAACAAGGCCTTCGAATATCTATCACAAAATTTAGATAATGAGACCTATAATCAAGACTCTTTATCTCAAGATCTGGCAATAAGCAGAGTGCAACTATACCGCAAGATAAAAAAACTGACAGATAAGACTCCTGCTGACTTTATACGTAGCTTTCGCTTGCAGGAAGCTGAGAAACGGCTGAGAACTACATCCAAAACCGTACAAGAAATCATGGCCGATTGCGGATTCAAAAATAAAGCTCATTTTTATCGGGAATTTGCAAAACTATATCACGCAACCCCAAAGGAATATAGAATGACAGTCTCGAATACAGGTGAGCAAGACCCTCAAAAATAA
- a CDS encoding glycoside hydrolase family 130 protein has product MDIAKRNPQNPIMRPSDLKPGIEGMEIVCLLNPGVFRYNNKIWLLLRVAERPKQIENKISFPIYNKDGKIEILSFDKNDPSLDASDPRVIGYQGKNYLTTLSYLRFVCSEDGVHFHEDPSFPPLFGRGDLEAFGIEDCRVATMEDGFFLTFTEVSSVAVGVGLIETKDFNNYIHHGMIFPPHNKDCALFEEEINGKYYAFHRPSSPELGGNYIWLAESPDRKHWGNHKCVATTREGKWDSARVGAGAPPIRTERGWLEIYHGATHDHRYCLGALLLDLNDPSKVISRSEEPIMEPIADYEQTGFFGNVVFTNGHYVDGDTVHLYYGASDEVICAATLSVKEILNTLK; this is encoded by the coding sequence ATGGATATAGCAAAGAGAAATCCTCAGAATCCGATTATGCGACCTAGCGATCTGAAGCCGGGAATTGAAGGTATGGAAATAGTATGTTTGTTGAATCCCGGGGTTTTCCGATATAATAATAAGATATGGTTGTTGCTTCGTGTTGCAGAGCGTCCTAAGCAAATCGAGAATAAAATCAGTTTCCCGATTTATAATAAAGACGGGAAAATAGAGATTCTCTCATTCGATAAGAATGATCCGTCTCTTGATGCTTCTGACCCGAGAGTAATCGGTTATCAGGGAAAGAATTATCTGACGACTCTCTCTTATCTTCGGTTTGTATGTAGTGAAGACGGAGTTCATTTTCATGAAGATCCTTCGTTCCCGCCTCTTTTCGGACGTGGCGACCTGGAAGCATTCGGAATCGAAGACTGTCGTGTTGCTACCATGGAAGATGGCTTCTTCTTGACTTTTACCGAAGTTTCTTCTGTTGCTGTCGGAGTCGGGTTGATCGAAACAAAAGATTTTAATAATTACATTCATCATGGTATGATTTTCCCTCCGCATAATAAAGATTGTGCTTTGTTCGAGGAAGAAATTAATGGAAAGTATTATGCTTTTCATCGTCCGAGTAGTCCGGAATTAGGAGGGAATTATATTTGGCTGGCCGAATCTCCGGACAGAAAACATTGGGGAAACCATAAATGTGTCGCTACCACACGTGAAGGGAAATGGGATTCTGCACGTGTAGGAGCCGGTGCTCCTCCTATCCGTACTGAAAGAGGTTGGCTCGAGATCTATCACGGTGCAACACATGACCATCGCTATTGTCTGGGAGCATTGCTTCTCGATCTGAATGATCCTTCAAAAGTCATTTCCCGTAGTGAAGAACCTATTATGGAACCTATTGCAGATTATGAACAAACCGGTTTTTTCGGGAATGTCGTTTTTACGAACGGACATTATGTTGATGGTGATACGGTTCATCTTTACTATGGAGCGAGTGATGAGGTAATTTGTGCTGCGACTTTGTCTGTAAAAGAAATATTGAATACTTTGAAATAA
- a CDS encoding MFS transporter — protein MFGKLTKEYEVFKSVPHDLQVLLGTNMLYALVLPIVEIFVGAYIMRNTNSPAYVALYQLAMYVGIVCTSVVNGFLLKHFKVNILYCIGILLSGISMVGMMAIHSLGITELSVAGFVMGAASGFFWTNRYLLALNSTKDDNRNYFFGLESFAFTIASIIVPLGVGALIAGLSGRHLLGIDIDINLSYRIVTFLAMGITVIACFVLSRGNFENPTQKTFLYFRFHPLWYKLLSWAALKGLVQGFLVTAPAILVLKLVGEEGSLGLIQSISGGITAILVYVLGRVTKPKHRNIVFGTGLFIFLIGTLFNGILFSSTGVIIFVLCKVVFQPLHDLAYFPIMMRVIDVVSKKEQRNEYAYILSHEFGLFVGRASGLIIFLFLAFGVSEDFALKYALIIVALLQLLALPLGNHIIKQSNLLENENK, from the coding sequence ATGTTCGGAAAACTGACAAAAGAATACGAGGTATTCAAATCCGTACCTCATGATCTGCAGGTCCTTCTCGGCACGAACATGCTTTATGCTCTTGTTCTGCCGATTGTAGAAATCTTTGTGGGCGCCTATATTATGAGGAATACTAATAGTCCGGCATACGTAGCTCTTTATCAATTGGCTATGTATGTGGGTATCGTATGTACATCGGTCGTAAACGGATTTTTGCTTAAGCATTTTAAGGTGAATATTTTGTATTGTATAGGCATACTGCTTAGCGGTATATCTATGGTGGGGATGATGGCGATTCATAGTTTGGGAATAACAGAATTGTCTGTAGCAGGATTTGTTATGGGGGCAGCTTCGGGATTTTTTTGGACAAATCGTTATCTGTTAGCTCTTAACTCGACTAAGGATGATAATCGGAATTATTTTTTCGGACTTGAGTCTTTTGCTTTTACAATCGCATCTATTATTGTCCCGTTAGGGGTAGGGGCACTTATAGCCGGTCTTTCAGGCCGTCATTTATTGGGAATCGACATCGATATAAATCTTTCTTATCGGATTGTGACCTTTTTGGCTATGGGTATTACAGTGATTGCTTGTTTTGTCTTATCTCGAGGGAACTTTGAAAATCCGACCCAGAAAACGTTCCTCTATTTCCGTTTTCATCCGCTATGGTACAAACTACTCTCTTGGGCAGCTTTGAAAGGCCTTGTTCAGGGATTTTTGGTAACAGCACCGGCCATTTTAGTGTTAAAACTTGTTGGAGAGGAAGGCTCTTTAGGTTTGATTCAGAGTATTAGCGGCGGTATTACTGCTATACTTGTTTATGTATTGGGCCGGGTTACAAAACCTAAGCACCGGAATATCGTATTCGGTACGGGATTGTTTATCTTTTTGATCGGTACGCTTTTTAACGGTATTCTTTTTTCTTCGACCGGTGTTATTATCTTTGTCCTTTGTAAGGTCGTTTTTCAACCGTTGCATGATTTAGCCTATTTCCCGATTATGATGAGAGTGATTGATGTTGTTTCAAAAAAAGAGCAACGCAATGAATATGCCTATATATTGAGCCATGAGTTCGGCTTGTTTGTCGGGAGGGCTTCAGGACTGATAATCTTTTTGTTTCTTGCTTTCGGAGTATCAGAAGATTTTGCGCTTAAGTATGCGCTTATTATCGTCGCATTGTTGCAATTATTGGCACTACCCTTAGGAAATCATATTATCAAACAATCAAATTTGCTGGAAAATGAAAATAAATAA
- a CDS encoding SusC/RagA family TonB-linked outer membrane protein — protein MKRIFLLMSLFAFVCLANAQTQSTITGKVKDAATGEFLMGVNVRVDGTTTGTSTGLDGDYSIKVSDNATLIFSYMGYETQKIKLNGQKVLNVALGEKTELMDEVVVVGYTSMKRRDVLGAVSKIDSKSINALPVSSTAQALQGRIAGVQVSNATGAPGAGVSVRVRGVGSISSSNDPLYIVDGIPVEDALNSISPGDIENISVLKDASSAAIYGSRANNGVVLITTKTGKKGKAQITYHGQFGFQTHANLIEMANTAEYIDIYNQAVDADNAGSSIKRTRLAGDYLNGLADVDHVASIFQTAPIYSQELSVSGGNDKTNYMISGTYFNQEGIIRNSGYNRATLRVNINSDVKNWLKVGFNMSGSLGNTRSVSSSGDGYGNSEGGSVVRYAMFRNPAIPIKDGAGQYIDKPSTYFGNSIYDTFFGDGYNPVALAENTDRKKTEEGLFSRIYATFKLPFNLSWTNNFGIDYKNYKYKVYNASWGDDNRINNPNSVTVDHSRNLGWTFNTLLNWNKTFNEVHNLSVMAGFEAIRSTGESMSNSDQDFPVWNKDVLYIGGGTGEKVSKESEYSSTLASFFGQASYDYRSRYYVSGTIRRDGSSKFVGDNRWGTFYSASAGWNIEQEAFMQDVTVINKLKLRAGYGSIGNQNIGNYAYSDIYSSNYNYPFGGTSVSGYAQTKLGNPNLKWETSNQFNVGLDLELLKGSFAFSVDFYNKITKDMLVQAPLPPSIGDAEPYWINNGKVLNRGVDLEFMYRKDYKDGGFDVTLNAGFLKNEVLALNAPIVGGRVDNGIYATKTEVGYPIGSFFMYEMDGIFQNEAEILTSAYQGANIKPGDVKFVDQDNNGTIDENDRVHVGSAIPKMTMGLTLNGYWKGFDLNIFFQGAFGQKIYNQILTDSEGFYRGFNVTKRYYDNYWTGEGSTNEYPRASWSAKSNNARVSTRFLEDGSYMRLKNIQLGYTFKTNHWGIDRLRLYLSATNLFTITKYSGFDPEMTVSANSTSEGDRAAGIDWGTYPAARTYTFGVNLTF, from the coding sequence ATGAAAAGAATTTTCTTATTGATGAGTTTATTTGCCTTTGTTTGTCTGGCAAATGCTCAGACCCAAAGCACGATTACCGGTAAGGTAAAGGATGCGGCTACGGGAGAATTTTTGATGGGTGTGAATGTTCGTGTGGACGGTACGACAACAGGAACGTCTACTGGCCTTGACGGAGATTATTCGATTAAGGTATCGGACAATGCAACTTTGATATTTTCATATATGGGGTATGAAACTCAGAAAATAAAACTTAACGGGCAGAAAGTTTTAAATGTAGCTTTGGGTGAAAAAACCGAATTGATGGATGAAGTTGTCGTAGTCGGTTACACTTCTATGAAAAGACGGGATGTATTAGGAGCTGTTTCTAAAATAGACAGTAAATCGATTAATGCACTTCCGGTTTCTTCGACAGCACAGGCTTTGCAAGGACGTATTGCAGGAGTACAGGTCTCGAATGCTACGGGAGCACCCGGAGCTGGGGTTTCAGTCCGAGTACGTGGTGTCGGGTCTATCAGTTCGAGCAATGATCCGTTGTATATTGTTGACGGTATTCCGGTTGAGGATGCATTAAATAGTATTTCTCCGGGAGATATTGAAAATATCTCGGTATTGAAAGATGCTTCTTCTGCTGCGATTTACGGTTCTCGTGCAAATAACGGAGTCGTGTTGATTACAACAAAAACCGGTAAAAAAGGAAAAGCTCAGATTACTTATCACGGACAATTCGGATTTCAAACACATGCCAACTTGATCGAGATGGCGAATACAGCGGAATATATCGACATTTATAATCAAGCGGTAGATGCCGACAATGCCGGATCTTCGATAAAACGGACACGCCTTGCCGGAGATTATTTGAATGGGCTGGCGGATGTGGATCATGTTGCGTCTATTTTCCAGACAGCGCCGATATATTCTCAGGAACTGAGCGTCAGCGGGGGAAATGACAAGACTAATTATATGATCTCCGGGACTTATTTTAATCAGGAAGGGATTATCAGAAACAGCGGTTATAACCGGGCGACTTTACGGGTGAATATTAATTCGGATGTGAAGAATTGGTTGAAGGTAGGATTTAATATGAGCGGTTCGTTAGGGAATACTCGTTCTGTATCAAGTTCCGGTGACGGGTACGGAAATAGCGAAGGAGGTAGTGTTGTCCGTTATGCCATGTTCAGGAATCCTGCTATTCCGATAAAAGACGGAGCGGGTCAATATATCGACAAGCCGAGCACTTATTTTGGTAATTCTATTTATGATACATTTTTCGGAGACGGGTATAATCCGGTTGCTTTAGCGGAAAATACCGACCGTAAAAAAACAGAAGAAGGTCTGTTCTCGAGAATTTATGCAACGTTCAAACTTCCTTTTAACTTGAGCTGGACAAATAATTTCGGTATTGACTATAAAAATTATAAATATAAAGTTTATAATGCTTCGTGGGGAGATGATAACCGCATCAATAATCCGAACAGTGTTACAGTAGATCATAGTCGGAATCTGGGATGGACATTTAATACTTTATTAAATTGGAATAAGACTTTTAATGAAGTTCATAATTTGTCTGTAATGGCCGGTTTCGAGGCTATAAGAAGTACCGGCGAGTCGATGAGTAATTCAGATCAAGATTTTCCGGTATGGAATAAGGATGTCCTTTATATCGGGGGAGGTACGGGAGAAAAAGTCAGTAAAGAATCGGAATATTCTTCTACTTTAGCCTCTTTCTTCGGACAGGCAAGTTATGATTATCGTTCGCGTTACTATGTTTCGGGAACGATTCGTAGAGACGGTTCTTCAAAGTTTGTGGGAGATAATCGTTGGGGTACTTTTTACTCTGCTTCTGCCGGATGGAATATCGAACAAGAAGCTTTTATGCAGGATGTAACGGTTATTAATAAGTTGAAACTTCGTGCGGGGTACGGATCTATCGGTAATCAAAATATCGGTAACTATGCTTATTCGGATATTTATTCGTCTAATTATAATTATCCTTTCGGAGGTACGTCTGTCAGCGGTTATGCTCAGACAAAACTCGGGAATCCGAATTTGAAATGGGAAACCAGTAACCAGTTCAATGTGGGACTTGATTTGGAATTGTTGAAGGGGTCTTTTGCTTTCTCGGTGGATTTTTATAATAAAATCACCAAAGATATGTTGGTGCAAGCTCCGTTGCCTCCTTCGATCGGGGATGCAGAGCCCTATTGGATCAATAACGGAAAAGTCTTGAACCGTGGAGTCGATCTTGAGTTTATGTATCGCAAAGATTATAAAGACGGAGGTTTTGATGTAACGTTGAATGCCGGATTCCTTAAGAACGAAGTGCTTGCGTTAAATGCTCCTATTGTCGGCGGTCGTGTAGATAATGGAATTTATGCTACGAAGACAGAAGTCGGTTATCCGATCGGGTCGTTTTTTATGTATGAGATGGATGGTATATTCCAAAATGAGGCAGAGATTCTGACTTCAGCTTATCAAGGGGCTAATATAAAACCCGGAGATGTAAAATTTGTCGATCAGGATAATAACGGTACTATCGATGAGAATGACCGGGTGCATGTGGGTAGTGCTATTCCTAAAATGACAATGGGACTTACGTTGAACGGATATTGGAAAGGTTTCGATTTGAATATTTTCTTTCAGGGGGCTTTCGGACAAAAGATATATAATCAGATATTGACGGATTCTGAAGGTTTTTATCGTGGTTTTAATGTTACTAAACGGTATTATGATAATTATTGGACCGGCGAGGGCTCTACAAATGAATATCCTCGTGCTTCATGGAGTGCGAAATCGAATAATGCCAGAGTTTCTACCCGTTTTCTGGAAGACGGTTCTTATATGCGTTTGAAGAATATTCAATTAGGGTACACTTTCAAAACCAATCATTGGGGGATAGACCGGCTGCGGCTTTACCTGTCGGCAACTAATCTGTTTACTATTACCAAGTACAGCGGATTCGATCCCGAAATGACTGTTAGTGCAAACTCTACCAGCGAAGGCGACCGGGCTGCCGGTATCGACTGGGGTACTTATCCTGCAGCCCGGACTTATACATTTGGAGTGAATTTAACCTTCTAA
- a CDS encoding RagB/SusD family nutrient uptake outer membrane protein gives MKNIIIAALAVCTFSACDDFLDEKLKGDFNSDNIFSNATQAELAVNGVYNAATYCIDLWKFGDVASDDAVKGGSDGDQADLSYIDDFSANADNGVLSEFWQSSYEVISRANNVIAYVPNIDMDATLRDRYVAEAKFFRAFVYFHLVNIYGEVPLKLLPQIDDASIHVGLSSVSAIYSQIEKDLRDASILPVSYSTSDAGRVTRGAAYGLLAKAQLYQQKYSDVLTTIQLIENLDIYDLERPYSNLFKLGGEDSKEVLFAIRFLSGQNPGLGNSLNQWLAPQNESGYYFDAPTQSYVDAFDEKQVNGEDDLRLDASIGRDGKDWFNGDVFSSSWSPATGYLVKKHNQPLDEVGKGTKGDGGLSYIYLRYADILLMKAEALNETHHPDLAKIEVDKVRDRAGLARVSTVTESAMREVIRKERRKELGFEFHRFFDLMRWGKDVAEAALGSSFKWQEPRFYFPIPQSEKDANLGIK, from the coding sequence ATGAAAAATATAATTATAGCGGCATTGGCAGTATGTACTTTTTCTGCCTGTGACGATTTTCTGGATGAGAAGTTAAAAGGAGATTTTAACTCTGATAATATTTTCTCGAATGCTACACAAGCCGAATTGGCTGTAAATGGTGTTTATAATGCGGCTACTTATTGCATAGATTTGTGGAAATTCGGAGATGTCGCATCTGATGACGCGGTAAAGGGTGGTAGCGATGGAGATCAGGCTGATCTTTCTTATATAGATGATTTTTCGGCAAATGCCGATAATGGTGTTCTTTCTGAATTTTGGCAGTCATCGTACGAAGTAATATCCCGTGCCAATAATGTAATTGCTTATGTCCCGAATATCGATATGGATGCGACTTTACGAGATCGATATGTTGCTGAGGCTAAATTTTTCAGAGCATTTGTATATTTCCATTTGGTGAATATTTATGGAGAAGTGCCGTTGAAGTTGCTTCCTCAAATCGATGATGCGTCTATTCATGTGGGGTTGAGTTCCGTATCTGCGATTTATAGTCAGATCGAAAAAGACCTTCGAGATGCATCAATTTTGCCGGTCTCTTATTCGACTTCGGATGCAGGACGGGTGACTCGGGGCGCAGCGTACGGATTATTGGCTAAAGCCCAACTTTATCAACAAAAATATAGTGATGTTTTAACCACTATTCAACTGATCGAAAATTTGGATATTTATGATCTGGAACGTCCTTATTCCAATTTGTTCAAGTTAGGAGGTGAAGATAGCAAAGAGGTTCTGTTCGCTATTCGTTTTTTGAGCGGTCAGAATCCCGGATTGGGAAATTCTCTTAATCAGTGGTTAGCTCCGCAAAATGAATCGGGCTATTATTTCGATGCTCCGACCCAGAGTTATGTAGATGCGTTTGACGAAAAGCAAGTGAACGGAGAAGATGATCTTCGTTTGGACGCTTCGATCGGAAGAGATGGAAAGGATTGGTTTAATGGTGATGTTTTCAGTTCTTCATGGTCTCCTGCAACAGGTTATCTTGTAAAAAAACATAATCAGCCGTTGGATGAGGTCGGCAAAGGGACAAAAGGTGATGGAGGGTTGTCCTATATTTATTTGAGATATGCCGATATATTGCTTATGAAGGCCGAAGCTTTGAATGAAACACACCATCCTGATCTTGCGAAAATAGAGGTGGACAAGGTGCGTGATAGGGCAGGTCTGGCTAGGGTAAGTACAGTTACGGAATCGGCGATGCGTGAAGTAATCCGGAAAGAACGTCGTAAAGAGTTAGGTTTTGAATTTCACCGTTTTTTCGATTTGATGCGTTGGGGAAAAGATGTGGCGGAAGCGGCTTTGGGCTCTTCATTTAAATGGCAAGAACCTCGTTTTTATTTCCCGATTCCACAATCTGAAAAAGATGCAAATCTTGGGATAAAGTAA